One genomic segment of Besnoitia besnoiti strain Bb-Ger1 chromosome VII, whole genome shotgun sequence includes these proteins:
- a CDS encoding hypothetical protein (encoded by transcript BESB_078660): protein MTWPRHNAAAAANIVHRIALGFVAVGHGVVSTSPVHCHAAKVTARLRGATEKNADGAPALVLKSASVENAPARQQQAITLSPIPNPIGFSGVLPEGDYLGEDTVVENGTMLTALQLLHSSPEIAVGAYGMGSVLPMEYSSGSSANVDMHHAPFGSAAFDAWHAGGETADSPMSLAPPEPYTAMDFGFYGDASGVMPSETNVPDPQKTDARSGSTTSQKEGVTDGHVSQTADREITGITALLESAQEQSASSSNAPGTAPEVAEEAEHQSSTGAGLLEVAGRAEPSQEDAAPNENVSPPPETNESGSAVEISAEQTTTEEKTKPGEEDSSDNEPRDGSEAGEKDNESSQTKPDRDYPVSGGVLDTQPEQEIADTQTDKERETEASKVGQSEDASIQETFSETEGADGVLAKGYGSSNETRAVTDIPAAYGDEPSTRATDREAGAESPASTSPEGIISPVAESNGLLARDGVEEALETEDPYGSKKTEYMPSAGADSEAFASEMGGRLSEDSQELSVSDSKEQTSESYISALHDEITLEGQQGLLSLPHSSIHVPEQPYTQGRPVDSLSTAVHVPEIQIDPSVLEVSPGNPINEHAGNDVLEFPASTAGTRLAPEPVSGPTEESVALHQDPPILNDVNSQFQVENTFHDPERPVHHLHGDSASQVVVLPASNSSSGMMYHHEGSSLAGNEPSLPFTDTGAPQSTVITGSHEHIHNNEHSLPAAVAVDEPLGIISSVEPIQTNVLPPMATAMHAIQRPLLHPYQTAVEHVTHVPSGFPASPFTSVGVAPAQKTHLQEVATIAEQNMFRTEQTSGPLQMLYYGQRDDPAVGRE from the exons ATGACGTGGCCACGCCATaatgcagcagcagcagcgaacaTCGTCCATCGAATC gcgctgggcttcgtcgccgtcggccaTGGCGTGGTTTCGACTTCGCCGGTCCATTGTCAT GCTGCGAAAGTGACGGCGAGACTCCGGGGTGCGACCGAAAAGAATGCAGATGGAGCTCCGGCACTTGTTCTCAAGTCTGCATCCGTCGAGAATGCCCCCGcccggcagcagcaggctaTTACACTCTCCCCTATTCCAAATCCGATCGGCTTCTCGGGCGTCTTGCCCGAAGGGGACTATTTGGGAGAAGACACGGTAGTAGAGAACGGTACGATGCTGACAGCGCTACAACTGCTGCACTCCAGCCCCGAGATCGCAGTAGGGGCCTATGGTATGGGAAGCGTCCTTCCTATGGAGTATTCTTCTGGCTCCTCTGCGAACGTGGACATGCATCACGCGCCGTTCGGGTCCGCCGCATTCGATGCATGGCACGCAGGAGGTGAAACTGCCGATTCTCCGATGAGCTTGGCACCGCCAGAGCCATACACGGCTATGGACTTCGGCTTCTATGGAGACGCGTCAGGTGTTATGCCGAGCGAGACTAATGTGCCAGATCCACAGAAAACAGACGCCCGTTCTGGTAGCACCACCTCTCAAAAAGAAGGGGTAACCGATGGACACGTTTCACAGACTGCCGACCGGGAGATCACCGGTATCACTGCCCTGTTGGAAAGCGCTCAAGAGCAAAGCGCGAGCAGCTCGAACGCACCGGGCACTGCTCCAGAGgtggcagaggaggcagagcaCCAATCAAGCACAGGTGCTGGTCTCCTCGAAGTCGCAGGACGTGCCGAGCCGTCCCAGGAAGATGCCGCTCCAAACGAAAACGTGTCGCCCCCCCCGGAGACTAATGAGAGTGGCAGCGCGGTAGAAATCTCCGCGGAACAGACAACCACGGAAGAAAAGACGAAACCTGGGGAAGAAGACTCCTCAGATAATGAACCGAGAGATGGGAGCGAGGCTGGCGAAAAGGACAACGAGTCTTCTCAGACGAAGCCTGATCGTGATTACCCCGTCAGCGGTGGTGTCCTCGACACGCAGCCGGAACAAGAAATTGCGGATACTCAAACAGACAAAGAAAGAGAAACCGAGGCGAGCAAAGTCGGTCAATCCGAAGATGCCAGCATACAAGAGACTTTCAGTGAAACTGAGGGGGCAGATGGAGTGCTCGCCAAGGGATATGGTAGCTCCAACGAAACGCGTGCAGTAACGGACATTCCAGCGGCGTATGGGGACGAACCTTCAACGCGTGCCACAGACAGAGAAGCGGGGGCGGAGAGCCCGGCTTCTACTTCGCCAGAGGGGATTATCTCTCCTGTTGCAGAGTCAAATGGATTACTGGCACGAgacggcgtggaggaggcaCTTGAGACAGAAGATCCTTATGGAAGTAAGAAGACTGAGTATATGCCTTCAGCAGGTGCGGATTCAGAGGCATTCGCGTCGGAGATGGGAGGTCGTTTGTCGGAGGACTCACAAGAATTATCTGTTTCCGACAGCAAAGAACAGACATCAGAGAGCTACATTTCTGCTTTACACGATGAAATAACACTTGAGGGTCAGCAGGGTCTCTTATCTCTTCCACACTCCAGCATTCATGTACCCGAGCAACCGTATACGCAGGGCCGCCCGGTGGATTCCCTCTCTACGGCAGTACACGTCCCTGAAATTCAAATTGATCCGTCAGTATTGGAGGTGAGCCCCGGAAACCCAATCAACGAGCATGCAGGAAACGACGTTTTGGAGTTCCCCGCTTCGACCGCAGGTACTCGACTCGCACCAGAGCCCGTCAGTGGCCCGACAGAAGAATCTGTAGCACTCCATCAAGACCCGCCCATTTTGAATGACGTGAACAGTCAGTTCCAGGTGGAGAACACTTTCCATGATCCGGAGCGTCCGGTTCATCATTTGCATGGCGATTCTGCATCCCAGGTTGTCGTGCTCCCAGCTTCGAACTCCTCCAGCGGCATGATGTATCACCACGAAGGCTCATCCCTCGCGGGCAACGAGCCGTCGCTGCCCTTCACAGACACTGGCGCGCCCCAGAGTACAGTGATTACAGGATCGCATGAGCACATCCACAATAATGAGCACAGTCTCCCTGCAGCCGTGGCCGTGGACGAGCCCCTCGGAATAATCTCGTCCGTCGAGCCTATCCAGACAAATGTATTGCCACCAATGGCCACAGCGATGCACGCCATTCAGAGGCCCCTCCTTCATCCGTACCAGACGGCCGTGGAACATGTGACACACGTACCGTCAGGTTTTCCGGCTTCTCCATTCACTTCCGTTGGCGTTGCGCCAGCTCAGAAGACGCACTTGCAG GAAGTCGCAACCATCGCGGAGCAAAATATGTTCCGCACTGAACAGACCAGCGGGCCCCTTCAAATGCTATACTACGGCCAGCGGGACGATCCGGCTGTTGGCCGCGAGTAG